The Paenibacillus sophorae genome has a segment encoding these proteins:
- a CDS encoding sugar phosphate isomerase/epimerase family protein: MVKIGLQLYTLREELERDFEGTLRKVAELGYSGVEFFDYFGRSAAEVKALLEETGLTAIGAHRPYDVLLKNADAEIDYILKIGSPYLIVPYLTEEQRSDWGSVAANLRTLGEKCKEKGAILLYHNHDFELREKSGGLTAFDYLYREVPEDFLQVEMDTCWVYYGGYDPVQYIGKYAGRLPLVHLKDMKQLEDGSAETVVLGEGEVDLAAILKASEQARVKWAIVEQDFCSRPPLDSVADSIKWLETNYKQGGNIHV; this comes from the coding sequence ATGGTGAAGATCGGTTTGCAGCTCTATACGCTCAGAGAAGAACTGGAAAGGGACTTCGAAGGCACTCTGCGCAAGGTGGCCGAACTGGGCTACAGCGGCGTCGAATTTTTTGATTATTTCGGCCGGAGCGCTGCAGAAGTTAAAGCACTGCTTGAGGAAACCGGGTTGACCGCTATAGGAGCGCACAGACCTTATGATGTTCTACTCAAGAATGCGGATGCCGAGATCGACTACATACTGAAGATTGGCAGCCCTTATCTGATCGTGCCCTACCTAACTGAGGAACAGCGGAGCGATTGGGGCAGTGTTGCGGCCAATTTACGGACTCTCGGAGAGAAATGTAAGGAGAAAGGCGCCATACTGCTATATCACAACCATGATTTTGAACTGCGGGAGAAGAGCGGCGGATTGACGGCATTCGACTATCTGTACCGGGAAGTGCCGGAAGATTTTCTCCAGGTTGAAATGGATACCTGCTGGGTGTATTACGGCGGTTACGATCCCGTGCAGTATATCGGCAAGTACGCGGGAAGGCTTCCCCTGGTTCATCTGAAAGATATGAAGCAGTTGGAAGACGGTTCCGCTGAAACGGTGGTGCTTGGCGAAGGTGAAGTGGATCTTGCCGCTATTCTGAAAGCGTCGGAACAGGCTCGCGTCAAGTGGGCCATTGTGGAGCAAGACTTCTGCAGCCGACCGCCGCTGGACAGCGTGGCGGATAGTATAAAGTGGCTTGAAACAAACTATAAACAAGGAGGCAATATTCATGTCTAA
- a CDS encoding Gfo/Idh/MocA family protein yields MSKTLKIAIIGCGGIAKGKHLPSLSRQKNAELVAFCDIIEERAQEAAEKYGAEGAKVYTDFRKLLEAGGIDVVHVCTPNDSHSVITVAALEADCHVMCEKPMAKTTAQAQEMLDAARRTGKKLSIAYQNRFRNDSQYLKEMCENGELGEVYYAKAIALRRRAVPTWGVFLDEEKQGGGPLIDIGTHALDLTLWMMDNYKPRSVTGSVFHKLGHRENAANAFGPWDPEKFKVEDSAFGFITMENGATIALESSWALNVAEYGEAKTLLCGTEAGADMTDGLRINGERSGRLYETNIELTPGGVAFYSGDEESEADREARLWLEAVALDKEPLVKPEQAFVVTQILEAIYESARTGRTVYFDGTQDNEPQEAAQAVLHK; encoded by the coding sequence ATGTCTAAAACACTTAAAATCGCAATTATCGGCTGCGGAGGTATCGCGAAGGGCAAGCACTTGCCAAGTCTCTCGCGCCAAAAGAACGCCGAACTGGTCGCTTTCTGCGACATTATCGAAGAGCGGGCGCAGGAAGCCGCAGAAAAGTATGGCGCGGAAGGCGCCAAGGTGTATACGGACTTCCGCAAGCTGCTTGAAGCCGGCGGCATCGACGTGGTGCATGTATGTACGCCGAACGACAGCCACTCGGTAATTACGGTTGCCGCGCTTGAAGCCGACTGCCACGTGATGTGCGAGAAGCCAATGGCGAAGACGACGGCTCAGGCGCAGGAAATGCTGGACGCCGCCCGCCGGACCGGCAAGAAGCTGTCTATCGCCTACCAGAACCGTTTCCGCAACGACAGCCAATATTTGAAGGAAATGTGCGAGAACGGAGAGCTGGGCGAGGTTTACTATGCCAAGGCAATCGCACTGCGCCGCCGCGCGGTGCCGACTTGGGGCGTATTCCTGGACGAAGAGAAGCAGGGCGGAGGCCCGCTGATCGACATCGGCACGCATGCGCTCGATTTGACGCTGTGGATGATGGACAACTACAAGCCGCGCAGCGTAACTGGCTCGGTGTTCCATAAGCTCGGACACCGGGAGAACGCCGCCAATGCATTCGGACCGTGGGACCCGGAGAAGTTCAAGGTTGAGGATTCCGCGTTCGGCTTCATTACGATGGAGAACGGAGCGACGATTGCGCTGGAATCGAGCTGGGCGCTGAACGTTGCCGAGTACGGCGAAGCGAAGACGCTGCTGTGCGGAACCGAAGCAGGCGCGGACATGACCGACGGGCTTCGCATTAACGGCGAACGCTCCGGCCGTCTGTATGAGACGAATATCGAGCTTACTCCGGGCGGAGTCGCTTTTTATTCGGGCGATGAAGAGAGCGAGGCGGACCGCGAAGCGCGTCTGTGGCTCGAAGCGGTGGCTCTGGATAAGGAACCGCTGGTTAAGCCGGAGCAGGCGTTTGTGGTTACGCAAATTCTGGAGGCCATTTACGAATCCGCCCGCACAGGACGGACCGTATATTTTGACGGAACCCAGGACAATGAGCCCCAGGAAGCCGCTCAAGCGGTGCTGCATAAATAA
- a CDS encoding sugar phosphate isomerase/epimerase family protein, protein MKLGVFLVLFGGRKLEDALDYVAEKGVKAVEIGTGGNPGKRHCDPKLLLEDERALKEFKHAVESRGLIISALSCHGNPLHPQKALAHKDHEDFLNSVKLAEKLGVPVVNTFSGCPGDHEDAKYPNWPVAPWPNDFQEVLKWQWENKIIPYWTETGAFAAEHGVKVGLELHGGFSVHTPATLLRLREAAGEVIGANLDPSHMWWQGIDPVQAIHILGRAGAIHHFHAKDTVIDPVNVNKYGLTDMQTYDNMLDRAWQFRTVGFGHDLKTWADIVSALRLVGYDYVVSIEHEDGLMSINEGFSKAVDNLNQVLIQEQLGEMWWL, encoded by the coding sequence ATGAAACTTGGCGTATTTTTGGTACTGTTCGGGGGCCGCAAGCTGGAGGATGCACTGGACTATGTGGCGGAAAAAGGAGTTAAAGCGGTGGAGATCGGCACGGGAGGCAATCCCGGAAAAAGACACTGCGATCCGAAGCTGCTGCTTGAAGACGAGCGGGCACTTAAGGAATTCAAGCATGCGGTGGAGTCGAGAGGGCTTATCATCAGCGCGCTCAGCTGCCACGGCAACCCGCTGCATCCGCAAAAAGCGCTGGCGCATAAGGATCACGAGGATTTCTTGAACTCGGTGAAGCTGGCAGAGAAGCTGGGAGTTCCGGTTGTCAATACGTTCTCCGGCTGCCCCGGAGACCATGAGGATGCGAAATATCCGAACTGGCCGGTTGCACCTTGGCCGAATGATTTTCAGGAAGTGCTGAAATGGCAGTGGGAGAATAAAATCATTCCATACTGGACGGAGACGGGGGCTTTTGCGGCGGAGCATGGCGTCAAAGTCGGCCTTGAGCTGCACGGCGGCTTCTCGGTCCATACACCTGCAACTCTGCTCCGCCTGAGAGAAGCGGCGGGCGAAGTGATCGGCGCGAATCTGGACCCGAGCCATATGTGGTGGCAGGGTATCGACCCCGTACAGGCTATTCATATCCTAGGCCGTGCCGGAGCGATTCATCACTTCCATGCCAAGGATACGGTCATTGATCCAGTCAATGTGAACAAGTACGGTCTAACTGATATGCAGACCTATGACAACATGCTGGACCGCGCCTGGCAGTTCCGCACCGTCGGCTTCGGCCATGATCTGAAGACTTGGGCGGATATTGTCAGCGCGCTTCGCCTGGTTGGATATGATTACGTCGTCAGCATTGAGCATGAAGACGGGCTGATGTCGATCAACGAAGGTTTCTCCAAAGCAGTCGACAATCTGAATCAGGTGCTGATTCAAGAGCAGCTCGGCGAAATGTGGTGGCTGTAA
- a CDS encoding glycoside hydrolase family 13 protein: MGNNKWWKETVVYQIYPRSFQDTNGDGIGDLKGIISRLDYLAELGIGAIWLSPVCKSPQDDNGYDISDYQDIDPMFGSLKDMETLINESKKRNIRIVMDLVLNHSSDEHPWFLEAKKSKANPYHDYYVWRDGVEGTPPNDLRGCFGGSAWEWVPELGQYYLHQFAVKQPDLNWDNPKVRQEIYDMINWWMDKGVGGFRLDVIDLIAKEPDRKITANGPNLHKYIQELSRETFQKGDLLTVGETWGATPEIAKLFSNPDGSEFSMVFQFEHIMLDEQEGKGKWDLAPLDFLKLKQVLSKWQTELKGEAWNSLFWNNHDLPRIVSRWGNDGEYRVESAKMLATLLHGMQGTPYIYQGEELGMTNVRYPIEDFRDIELLNLYKERIEGGYDHEDIMESIYTKGRDNARTPMQWDASEHAGFTADQPWIRVNPNYTEINAAAELDNPDSIFHYYKKLIRLRKEHNVIVYGDYKLLFPEDKDLFGYTRSLGDTTLLVLCNFYGNTVSFELPEELAGEKELLISNYSDEASVGTLRPYEARMYLLK; this comes from the coding sequence GTGGGAAATAATAAATGGTGGAAAGAAACGGTAGTCTATCAAATCTATCCCCGCAGTTTTCAGGATACGAACGGAGACGGAATCGGGGACCTGAAAGGAATTATCTCCAGACTGGATTATTTGGCGGAGCTTGGAATCGGGGCCATCTGGCTTTCCCCGGTATGCAAATCGCCCCAGGATGACAATGGCTACGATATATCCGACTATCAGGATATCGATCCGATGTTCGGTTCGCTTAAGGACATGGAGACGCTTATTAACGAGTCCAAGAAACGAAACATCCGAATTGTCATGGACTTAGTGCTGAATCATTCGTCCGATGAGCATCCGTGGTTTCTGGAGGCGAAAAAGAGCAAGGCCAATCCGTATCATGATTACTACGTCTGGAGAGACGGGGTGGAAGGAACGCCGCCTAATGATTTGCGGGGCTGCTTCGGCGGGTCCGCGTGGGAATGGGTTCCGGAGCTGGGACAGTATTATTTGCATCAGTTTGCCGTGAAGCAGCCGGATCTCAACTGGGATAATCCCAAGGTCCGGCAGGAGATTTACGACATGATCAACTGGTGGATGGACAAGGGAGTGGGCGGTTTCCGGCTTGATGTAATCGACCTGATCGCCAAAGAGCCCGACCGGAAAATTACCGCCAACGGTCCGAATCTTCATAAGTATATTCAAGAGCTCAGCAGGGAAACTTTTCAAAAGGGAGATCTGCTGACGGTAGGCGAAACCTGGGGCGCTACTCCAGAGATCGCCAAGCTGTTCAGCAATCCGGACGGCAGTGAATTTTCCATGGTGTTCCAGTTTGAGCATATCATGCTGGATGAGCAGGAAGGGAAAGGGAAGTGGGATCTTGCGCCGCTGGATTTCTTGAAATTAAAGCAGGTGCTGTCCAAATGGCAGACGGAACTGAAGGGCGAAGCCTGGAACAGCCTCTTCTGGAACAACCACGATCTGCCGCGTATCGTCTCCCGCTGGGGGAATGACGGAGAATACCGTGTGGAGTCGGCCAAAATGCTGGCCACCCTTCTTCATGGCATGCAGGGCACCCCTTATATCTATCAGGGTGAAGAGCTGGGCATGACGAATGTGCGCTATCCTATTGAAGATTTCCGGGACATCGAGCTGCTGAACCTGTACAAAGAGCGGATAGAAGGCGGATACGACCACGAAGATATCATGGAGTCGATTTACACCAAAGGCCGCGACAATGCGCGTACGCCGATGCAGTGGGATGCTTCCGAACATGCGGGATTTACAGCGGACCAGCCTTGGATTCGGGTCAATCCGAATTACACGGAGATCAATGCGGCAGCCGAATTGGACAATCCGGACTCCATATTTCATTACTATAAGAAGCTGATTCGGCTGCGTAAGGAACATAACGTAATCGTATACGGAGACTACAAGCTGCTATTTCCTGAAGATAAGGACTTGTTCGGTTATACCCGCTCGCTGGGTGATACCACGCTGCTCGTGCTGTGCAATTTTTATGGAAATACCGTTTCATTCGAACTCCCCGAAGAATTGGCTGGAGAAAAGGAACTGCTGATCTCCAACTATAGTGATGAAGCTTCCGTCGGTACGCTGCGTCCTTATGAGGCAAGAATGTACCTGCTGAAATAA
- a CDS encoding ornithine carbamoyltransferase — translation MITLNFLDIEEWKPEQIQDIFGLTDRLCQNREQPLLQGKTFILFFPESSLRTRVSFEKGIRDLRGEYICMSPEALNKREDLADVMGYMENWADAAVVRHPELHKLRELSRCASIPVINAMTSENHPCEIMSDLYAISRRRPDYKDLVYTFVGPAGNISRTWMSMAKTMNLNFHHVCSEGNALGPETANYSFHTELDGILPDSDILLTDSLPEEYRTAEYIGKYQLNLQRMQTAKPGALLNPCPPFFRGEEVTADAINSDYFVGYEFKKCLLYVQQAIMLYCLYHSGHTAS, via the coding sequence GTGATCACCCTGAATTTTCTGGATATTGAGGAGTGGAAGCCGGAACAGATCCAAGATATTTTTGGCTTGACCGACCGGCTTTGTCAGAACCGCGAACAGCCCCTGCTGCAAGGAAAAACGTTCATTTTATTTTTTCCCGAATCCAGTCTTCGCACTCGGGTAAGCTTTGAGAAAGGCATCCGCGATCTGCGGGGTGAGTATATTTGCATGTCCCCAGAAGCTCTGAATAAGAGAGAAGATCTCGCTGATGTCATGGGCTATATGGAGAATTGGGCAGACGCGGCCGTAGTCCGGCATCCGGAACTCCATAAACTTCGGGAACTGTCGCGGTGTGCTTCGATCCCTGTCATCAATGCCATGACTTCGGAGAACCATCCGTGCGAAATCATGTCCGACCTCTATGCAATTAGCAGACGGAGACCGGATTACAAAGACCTGGTCTATACCTTTGTGGGTCCGGCGGGCAACATCAGCCGAACATGGATGAGCATGGCGAAGACGATGAATTTAAACTTCCACCATGTCTGCTCCGAGGGCAATGCGCTTGGGCCGGAAACCGCCAATTATTCGTTTCATACCGAACTTGACGGGATTTTGCCGGACAGCGACATCCTGCTGACCGATTCTTTGCCGGAGGAATACCGTACTGCTGAATACATAGGGAAGTACCAGCTAAATTTACAGCGGATGCAGACGGCCAAGCCCGGTGCACTGCTCAATCCGTGTCCGCCCTTTTTCAGAGGGGAAGAAGTCACAGCGGATGCCATCAACTCGGATTATTTTGTCGGATATGAATTTAAAAAATGTCTACTGTATGTCCAGCAGGCCATAATGCTGTATTGCCTTTATCACTCTGGGCATACGGCTTCTTGA
- a CDS encoding LacI family DNA-binding transcriptional regulator, giving the protein MSFTIKDVARLADVSIATVSRVLNRSKPVSPEVREKVMKVVDELGYNPNPVARTLIMKESMLIGVLIPDIANTFISMFVRGIEKELFQQGYTALLCNTNSDTKVELHYLNLLREKYVDGVVLLTSAPKPEQIDFFNNHDIPVIFSSHTDKDSRFPCINIDDYQASYDATKYLIGLGHRSIAFFCGPMEYYQTIRRFDGYKQALADYGIEFQTKWLFARDYNIESGYKSGMELFAQEDQPTAVCCVSDMVAIGAIRAAEDSGVSVPEDVSIMGFDDIPIAGAYRPALTTIRQPVYDLGAGSAQMLLKQIREKDNYIREAKILPHEIIERESCRVLNN; this is encoded by the coding sequence ATGTCATTTACAATCAAGGATGTGGCCAGACTGGCCGATGTTTCGATTGCCACGGTATCGCGGGTGCTGAACCGGAGCAAGCCTGTCAGTCCTGAAGTGCGTGAAAAAGTCATGAAAGTGGTGGACGAGCTCGGATACAATCCGAATCCTGTGGCCCGAACGTTGATTATGAAGGAGAGTATGCTGATCGGCGTTCTTATCCCGGATATCGCCAATACATTTATCTCAATGTTCGTACGCGGCATTGAAAAAGAACTCTTCCAGCAAGGGTATACGGCGCTGCTCTGCAATACGAACAGTGATACGAAGGTTGAACTCCACTATCTGAATCTGCTTCGCGAAAAGTATGTAGATGGTGTTGTGTTGTTAACCTCCGCTCCAAAGCCGGAGCAAATCGATTTCTTTAACAATCATGATATTCCCGTTATCTTTTCGAGTCATACAGACAAGGACAGCCGGTTCCCATGCATTAATATTGATGATTACCAAGCCAGCTATGATGCCACCAAGTACCTGATCGGACTGGGTCACCGCAGCATCGCCTTTTTCTGCGGACCGATGGAGTACTACCAGACGATCCGGCGGTTTGACGGGTATAAGCAGGCTTTGGCCGATTACGGGATTGAGTTCCAGACAAAATGGCTTTTTGCTAGAGACTATAACATTGAGTCAGGCTACAAGAGCGGGATGGAGCTGTTCGCGCAGGAGGATCAGCCTACGGCGGTCTGCTGTGTCAGCGACATGGTTGCGATCGGGGCGATCCGGGCGGCGGAAGACAGCGGAGTCAGCGTTCCGGAGGATGTGTCCATTATGGGCTTTGACGATATCCCGATTGCCGGAGCCTACCGGCCAGCGCTCACAACGATCCGCCAACCGGTCTACGATCTTGGTGCTGGGTCGGCGCAGATGCTGCTCAAACAGATTCGTGAAAAAGATAATTATATTCGGGAAGCTAAAATTCTTCCTCATGAGATCATTGAAAGAGAAAGCTGCCGGGTGCTGAATAACTGA
- a CDS encoding sugar ABC transporter substrate-binding protein, translating into MTKKLGVLVLCMMLMVMLAACGGKTGSGAETTTNTANTTGNSGEEAAAEGTEELTPEPGAALTFWTIKDDFTDYAAAEFEKKYGIKVTVEDVAYWDSVARLTTDGPAGTGADVLGINNDGLGGAVKAGVILPNDYYEEETRSINRKMAVDASTIDGILYGYPRNVYTYSLYVNKDLVKDAKLETWDDIIAFSKKFNDVKNNKYGFMFEGSNAFYDVAFMTGYGGYVFGSEETDPHDIGVNNEGSIKGMEFFQKLREIMPLKLSDATRDVKTGLWEDGKLAINMDGSWNIGNYGKLPFQVEVLPLPAMPGGGDTIVLAGNTSYYVSSYSKYPNAAKMFANFITSKEMQIKDNQMTGIIPAAEGIDNDPNIRKDAIMQGFFKQMEHSRMMSNRTEMEFFWNYMGPAFDEIWNGADVKATLDKAAEGMKTSIGTK; encoded by the coding sequence ATGACTAAGAAATTGGGAGTTCTCGTACTATGTATGATGTTGATGGTAATGCTCGCGGCGTGCGGCGGCAAGACCGGTTCCGGGGCGGAAACTACAACCAATACAGCCAATACAACCGGTAACAGCGGGGAGGAAGCGGCAGCGGAAGGGACGGAAGAATTAACGCCGGAACCGGGCGCGGCGCTGACTTTCTGGACGATCAAGGATGATTTTACCGATTATGCGGCTGCGGAGTTCGAGAAGAAATATGGCATCAAGGTAACGGTTGAAGATGTGGCCTACTGGGATAGTGTGGCCCGTTTGACGACGGACGGTCCGGCCGGTACGGGGGCGGATGTGCTCGGTATCAATAATGACGGGCTGGGTGGAGCCGTCAAAGCGGGCGTTATTTTGCCCAACGACTATTATGAAGAAGAGACGAGAAGCATCAACCGGAAAATGGCTGTGGATGCCTCCACAATCGACGGAATTCTGTACGGATATCCGCGGAATGTGTATACGTACTCCCTGTATGTCAACAAAGATCTCGTAAAAGACGCCAAGCTGGAAACCTGGGATGATATCATCGCTTTCTCCAAGAAATTTAATGACGTGAAGAATAATAAATACGGATTTATGTTCGAAGGAAGCAATGCCTTCTATGATGTTGCGTTTATGACCGGCTACGGCGGCTATGTGTTCGGCAGCGAGGAGACCGATCCGCATGATATCGGGGTCAACAATGAAGGCTCGATAAAAGGCATGGAGTTCTTCCAAAAGCTAAGAGAGATAATGCCGCTTAAATTGTCCGATGCTACCCGGGACGTCAAGACGGGACTATGGGAAGACGGCAAGCTTGCGATCAATATGGACGGCAGCTGGAACATCGGCAATTACGGCAAACTACCGTTCCAAGTGGAAGTTCTTCCCCTGCCGGCCATGCCGGGAGGCGGCGACACCATCGTGCTTGCGGGCAACACTTCCTATTATGTAAGCTCGTACTCCAAATATCCGAATGCAGCCAAGATGTTCGCCAATTTCATCACATCCAAAGAGATGCAGATTAAAGACAACCAAATGACCGGTATCATTCCGGCGGCAGAGGGCATCGATAATGATCCGAATATCCGCAAGGATGCTATCATGCAGGGCTTCTTCAAACAGATGGAACACAGCCGGATGATGTCGAACCGGACGGAAATGGAATTTTTCTGGAACTATATGGGCCCTGCGTTTGATGAGATCTGGAACGGCGCGGACGTCAAGGCGACGCTTGACAAAGCCGCGGAAGGCATGAAGACAAGCATTGGGACGAAGTAG
- a CDS encoding sugar ABC transporter permease: MQQLAIERKYPEHSKKFRKKAVLLSVIAMGLGQIYNRQYAKGFLMLAFYVYGIYTAVTSLPHALWALATLGETETHLQKVGRLYKQVMGDHSIFLMIEGLITVFIMLVMVWLYIAGIKDAYRTGKLREEGVRPNTFKQTLSFVAAYRFPHIVLAIPMLGVVFFTVMPIIFMILVAFTDFTRDTMPPAHLINWEGLQAFKELLRIKAWSHTFYSVTLWTFIWAFFATITGYFGGFAAALLVQSKGIRFKSFWRTAFILPFAIPMFVSTLIMRNIFNGQFGPVNQYLGMLGIAKAPWLSDPLWAKITLIIVNFWLSFPVSMLMIIGILSTIPKDMYEAADIDGASGSQKTRLITFPMVMYSMAPLIIMQFVANINNFNIVYLLTNGKPLNGDFQFAGHTDILITWLFKLSMEQGKYNYASVIGIFIFIVLSVFAIWNVRRTKAFKEEDAS; the protein is encoded by the coding sequence ATGCAGCAGCTGGCGATTGAACGAAAGTATCCCGAACATTCCAAGAAGTTCAGAAAAAAGGCCGTCCTGCTATCGGTTATCGCGATGGGACTGGGCCAGATCTATAACCGGCAGTATGCCAAAGGGTTCCTCATGCTGGCCTTTTATGTGTACGGAATATATACCGCAGTGACGAGTCTTCCCCATGCGCTTTGGGCGCTCGCCACGCTTGGCGAAACGGAGACCCACCTGCAGAAAGTCGGAAGATTGTATAAGCAGGTCATGGGCGACCATTCGATTTTTCTGATGATCGAGGGCTTGATCACGGTGTTTATCATGCTTGTGATGGTTTGGCTCTATATAGCCGGCATTAAGGATGCTTACCGGACTGGCAAGCTGCGGGAAGAAGGCGTTAGGCCCAATACGTTCAAGCAGACGCTTAGCTTTGTGGCGGCATACCGCTTCCCGCATATCGTGCTGGCGATTCCGATGCTTGGTGTCGTGTTCTTTACGGTGATGCCGATCATCTTTATGATCTTGGTAGCTTTTACCGACTTTACCCGAGACACCATGCCGCCTGCCCATCTGATCAACTGGGAGGGACTTCAGGCATTCAAGGAGCTTTTGCGCATCAAGGCATGGAGCCATACCTTTTACAGTGTGACGCTATGGACGTTTATCTGGGCGTTTTTTGCGACAATCACGGGCTATTTCGGCGGATTCGCGGCGGCGCTGCTTGTTCAGTCCAAGGGAATCCGGTTCAAATCTTTCTGGCGGACGGCTTTCATCCTGCCCTTTGCCATCCCGATGTTCGTCTCCACCTTGATCATGCGCAACATCTTTAACGGCCAATTTGGACCTGTCAACCAATATTTGGGGATGCTCGGGATCGCCAAGGCTCCCTGGCTGTCCGATCCGCTCTGGGCAAAAATCACGCTAATCATAGTTAATTTCTGGCTGAGCTTCCCGGTCTCCATGCTGATGATTATCGGAATCCTGTCCACCATACCGAAGGATATGTATGAAGCGGCGGATATCGACGGTGCGAGCGGCTCCCAGAAGACGCGGCTGATCACTTTTCCGATGGTGATGTATTCGATGGCGCCGCTGATTATTATGCAATTCGTAGCTAATATCAATAACTTCAATATTGTATATCTGCTGACGAACGGCAAGCCGCTTAACGGTGACTTCCAGTTCGCCGGGCATACCGATATCCTGATCACCTGGCTGTTCAAGCTGTCCATGGAGCAGGGGAAATACAACTATGCGTCGGTAATCGGGATTTTCATCTTTATCGTGCTCTCCGTATTCGCCATATGGAATGTCCGCCGCACCAAAGCGTTCAAGGAGGAGGATGCTTCATGA
- a CDS encoding sugar ABC transporter permease produces the protein MRPGNKARTTIRLSFSYIALILLTAFCAYPALWVLMSSFRTGDALFSDTILPTSYTFSHYTELFAKHPFGVWYMNTLKIAVSSMILGTILTLLTGYTFSVFRFSGRKNLMSILLVLGLFPGFMSMIAIYILLNQMNLLNTHTAVVIVYAAGAPLYFLFAKSYFDTIPRSLVEAARIDGAGHMPIFFRIVLPLSTPLIVYTALMTFTGAFTDFIFAKLVLRSPDKKTLAVGLFDMIGDRFSNEFTMFAAGCVLAAVPVTILFILMQRFLVEGLTAGADKG, from the coding sequence ATGAGACCCGGAAACAAAGCGAGAACGACGATCCGGCTGTCATTCAGCTATATCGCGCTTATTCTTCTTACAGCCTTCTGCGCCTATCCGGCCCTGTGGGTGTTGATGTCTTCTTTTCGTACCGGAGACGCGTTGTTCAGCGATACGATCCTGCCGACCTCATACACTTTCAGCCATTATACCGAATTGTTCGCCAAGCATCCGTTCGGCGTCTGGTACATGAATACGCTGAAAATTGCGGTCTCCAGCATGATTCTCGGGACGATTCTTACCCTGCTCACCGGTTACACCTTCTCGGTATTCCGTTTTTCCGGACGCAAAAATCTGATGAGCATCCTGCTGGTGCTCGGATTGTTTCCCGGATTTATGAGCATGATCGCGATCTATATTCTGCTCAATCAAATGAATCTGCTGAACACGCACACCGCCGTCGTCATCGTGTATGCGGCGGGAGCGCCGCTGTATTTTCTGTTCGCCAAAAGCTATTTCGACACGATTCCCCGAAGTCTTGTTGAAGCCGCGCGGATTGACGGAGCCGGACATATGCCGATTTTCTTTCGAATCGTGCTTCCGCTGTCGACCCCGCTGATTGTGTACACCGCGCTTATGACTTTCACCGGGGCCTTCACCGACTTTATCTTCGCCAAGCTGGTCCTGCGTTCGCCGGATAAGAAGACTCTTGCGGTCGGTCTGTTCGACATGATCGGCGACCGGTTCTCGAATGAATTTACGATGTTTGCCGCAGGCTGCGTATTGGCCGCCGTTCCGGTTACCATCTTGTTCATCCTGATGCAGCGCTTTCTGGTAGAAGGATTAACGGCTGGGGCCGATAAAGGATGA